The Kiritimatiellia bacterium genome has a window encoding:
- a CDS encoding glycine--tRNA ligase, giving the protein MEALASLCKRRGFIFQSSEIYGGINGFWDYGPLGVELKRNIKESWWRAMVQNRDDIVGLDSSIIMHPRIWEASGHVQGFADPMVDCKKCKGRWRADQLPETKCPQGGPHEYTEARLFNLMFETNVGPVKDASTVAYLRPETAQGIFAQFKNVLEVARQKVPFGIAQIGKAFRNEINPRNYTFRSREFEQMELEFFIKPGTDAEWHEYWVAERMKWYQSIGLPEGHLHRYVYPKEELAHYASACVDVMYDFPFGTQELEGIAARGNFDLSRHQEFSGKSMEYFDEETKQKFVPHVVEPSAGVDRIALALLCEAYREEWVPTAEAAGQPPLPAEPGKQPPQGYEARTVMRFAPRAAPVKVAVFPLMKNKPELVEKARGIFDTLRRRWPAFWDVAGAIGRRYRRQDEIGTPFCITVDFQTLEDSTVTIRDRDTMKQERVAVADLPAKLGATLDAT; this is encoded by the coding sequence ATGGAAGCCCTGGCCTCGCTCTGCAAGCGCCGCGGCTTCATCTTCCAGAGCTCCGAAATCTACGGCGGCATCAACGGGTTCTGGGACTACGGACCGCTGGGCGTCGAGCTCAAGCGGAACATCAAGGAGTCCTGGTGGCGCGCGATGGTCCAGAACCGGGACGACATCGTCGGCCTCGATTCCTCCATCATCATGCACCCGCGCATCTGGGAGGCGTCCGGCCACGTCCAGGGCTTCGCCGACCCCATGGTGGACTGCAAGAAATGCAAGGGCCGCTGGCGCGCGGACCAGCTGCCGGAGACCAAGTGCCCGCAGGGCGGCCCGCACGAGTACACCGAGGCGCGCCTCTTCAACCTGATGTTCGAGACCAATGTCGGGCCGGTCAAGGACGCCTCGACGGTGGCCTACCTCCGCCCCGAAACCGCCCAGGGCATCTTCGCGCAGTTCAAGAACGTCCTCGAGGTCGCGCGCCAGAAGGTCCCGTTCGGCATCGCGCAGATCGGCAAGGCCTTCCGCAACGAGATCAACCCGCGCAACTACACCTTCCGCTCGCGCGAATTCGAGCAGATGGAGCTGGAGTTCTTCATCAAGCCCGGCACCGACGCGGAGTGGCACGAGTACTGGGTCGCGGAGCGGATGAAGTGGTACCAGTCCATCGGCCTGCCCGAGGGCCACCTGCACCGCTACGTCTACCCGAAGGAAGAGCTCGCCCATTACGCCAGCGCCTGCGTGGACGTGATGTACGACTTCCCGTTCGGCACGCAGGAGCTCGAGGGCATCGCGGCGCGTGGCAACTTCGACTTGAGCCGCCACCAGGAATTCAGCGGCAAGTCCATGGAGTACTTCGACGAGGAGACGAAGCAGAAGTTCGTCCCGCACGTCGTCGAGCCGTCCGCCGGCGTGGACCGCATCGCGCTCGCGCTGCTCTGCGAGGCCTACCGCGAGGAGTGGGTGCCCACCGCCGAGGCCGCCGGGCAGCCCCCGCTGCCCGCCGAGCCCGGGAAACAGCCTCCCCAGGGCTATGAGGCCCGCACGGTCATGCGCTTCGCCCCGCGCGCGGCGCCGGTCAAGGTCGCCGTGTTCCCGCTCATGAAGAACAAGCCGGAGCTGGTGGAGAAGGCCCGCGGCATCTTCGACACGCTCCGCCGCCGCTGGCCCGCGTTCTGGGACGTCGCCGGCGCCATCGGCCGCCGCTACCGCCGCCAGGACGAGATCGGCACGCCGTTCTGCATCACCGTGGACTTCCAGACCTTAGAGGACAGCACGGTCACCATCCGCGACCGCGACACAATGAAACAGGAGCGCGTCGCCGTCGCCGATCTGCCCGCGAAGCTCGGGGCCACGCTGGACGCCACATGA
- a CDS encoding efflux RND transporter periplasmic adaptor subunit — MKKNDLPRIVAGLGIILLFLCLAGCGRKPAREAGAARLIKVSVAQPEERVFRSALRVQGTVRAVDRARVAARVAGTIEEVFVDEGAAVEAGRPLFQTDKASLESKVQIERDNLKVAAASRAEAQAALAEARAVFAKAELDYGRFQKLYRDDKAVTLNALEQAETAFKSAEAGLLHARAVVDLAKAREAQARSALEIAEKQLADSTVTAPFQGTVTRKLVELGEYASAGAAVFELEDPARLEAVFVLSAEYYGRVETNRTRLRIARGAEPVEAAVTYKAPSVHPVTRTFEVRAALPDARGYAPGMLCDVDVTLDEHRGWGLPTAAIGLRGGQAVVFAVEEDRAVLTPVRPGPADNGFTELLDADALLDRGFVVEGQAFLNDGDRVRLD, encoded by the coding sequence ATGAAAAAGAATGATCTTCCGCGCATCGTCGCCGGGCTTGGCATCATCCTGCTGTTTCTCTGCCTGGCCGGCTGCGGCCGGAAACCGGCCCGGGAGGCCGGCGCGGCCCGCCTGATCAAGGTTAGCGTCGCGCAACCCGAGGAGCGGGTTTTCCGGAGCGCGTTGCGCGTGCAGGGCACGGTCCGGGCGGTGGACCGCGCGCGCGTCGCGGCCCGCGTCGCGGGCACGATCGAAGAGGTCTTCGTAGATGAGGGCGCGGCGGTCGAAGCGGGCCGGCCGCTCTTCCAGACCGACAAGGCCAGCCTGGAAAGCAAGGTCCAGATCGAGCGCGACAACCTGAAGGTCGCGGCCGCGTCCCGCGCCGAGGCCCAGGCCGCGCTCGCGGAGGCCCGGGCCGTTTTCGCCAAGGCGGAACTGGACTATGGGCGGTTCCAGAAGCTCTACCGGGACGACAAGGCCGTGACGCTCAACGCGCTCGAGCAGGCCGAGACGGCGTTCAAGAGCGCCGAGGCGGGGCTGCTCCACGCCCGCGCGGTGGTGGACCTGGCGAAGGCGCGCGAGGCGCAGGCGCGGTCGGCGCTGGAGATCGCCGAGAAACAGCTCGCCGACTCCACGGTAACCGCGCCGTTCCAGGGCACCGTGACGCGGAAGCTGGTCGAGCTCGGGGAATACGCCTCGGCCGGGGCGGCGGTCTTCGAGCTGGAGGACCCGGCCCGGCTGGAGGCGGTTTTTGTCTTGAGCGCGGAGTACTACGGCCGGGTCGAGACGAACCGGACACGCCTGCGGATCGCCCGCGGCGCCGAACCGGTGGAAGCCGCGGTGACATACAAGGCGCCCTCGGTTCACCCGGTCACGCGGACGTTCGAGGTCCGGGCCGCGCTGCCGGACGCCCGCGGGTACGCCCCCGGCATGCTCTGCGACGTGGATGTCACGCTCGACGAGCACCGCGGCTGGGGCCTGCCGACCGCGGCCATCGGCCTGCGCGGCGGCCAAGCGGTCGTCTTCGCCGTGGAGGAGGACCGGGCCGTGCTGACGCCGGTCAGGCCGGGGCCCGCGGACAACGGGTTCACCGAGTTGCTCGACGCGGACGCGCTGCTCGACCGGGGCTTTGTCGTGGAAGGCCAGGCGTTCCTGAACGACGGCGACCGGGTCCGCCTCGACTGA
- a CDS encoding TolC family protein, with protein sequence MKTLPRHLLLLPLLAAGCSSLTPAEQRAHHADAWSSNLVAETQAVLEKYSPSLSLADCRAIARERSLSLAGARLAERLARIDSQAAFSAYLPQVSAQFEAVNLSEPALRRMGESPVETQDQDIRLASIRIAQPVFTPNAWLLYASARRGADIRALSRERAEQFVDVQVSGLFLQLAVLESRRAAARRQADAADALRKEVAALAREGYARDADLQQVRALEMNARLRAAQLDREAGLARSRLLEALNLWPLADASFRADSIDDPALRRIAAGPPDGKPTVLDPEAVEARPVEEWLFIALRQRLELYAGDQAVALHKNEILRALALFLPELYGFANFYTTSDSYTVNDQYWGAGLQGAWSLFTGFRNIQAYRAARAQKRQAFVEREETALSVLLQVLEARKGVRDADEQWHVAKQNARAAGQERKDARAQYESGYENLSRYLDALAADEAAAAALASAGYARSMTVQVFRDVIGMNKDSEHEKE encoded by the coding sequence GTGAAGACTCTTCCCCGACACCTTCTGCTTCTTCCCCTGCTGGCCGCCGGCTGTTCCAGCCTGACGCCGGCCGAGCAGCGCGCGCACCATGCCGACGCGTGGTCCTCCAACCTGGTGGCCGAGACGCAGGCGGTCCTGGAAAAATACAGCCCTTCGCTTTCGCTGGCGGACTGCCGGGCGATCGCGCGCGAGCGCAGCCTTTCGCTCGCAGGCGCGCGGCTGGCCGAGCGCCTGGCGCGGATCGACAGCCAAGCCGCCTTCAGCGCCTACCTGCCCCAGGTCTCGGCCCAGTTCGAGGCGGTCAACTTGAGCGAGCCCGCGCTGCGCCGGATGGGCGAGAGCCCCGTTGAAACGCAGGACCAGGACATCCGCCTCGCCTCGATCCGGATCGCCCAGCCGGTCTTCACCCCGAACGCCTGGCTGCTCTACGCCTCCGCGCGGCGCGGCGCGGACATCCGGGCCCTCTCCCGCGAGCGCGCGGAGCAGTTCGTGGATGTCCAGGTTTCCGGCCTGTTTCTCCAGTTGGCGGTGCTCGAATCTCGGCGCGCGGCCGCCCGGCGCCAGGCCGACGCGGCCGACGCGCTGCGGAAGGAAGTCGCCGCCCTCGCGCGGGAAGGCTACGCGCGGGACGCGGACCTGCAGCAGGTCCGCGCCCTGGAAATGAACGCCCGGCTCCGGGCCGCGCAACTTGACCGCGAGGCCGGGCTCGCCCGGTCGCGCCTGCTCGAGGCCCTGAACCTCTGGCCGCTGGCGGACGCCTCGTTCCGGGCGGACTCCATCGACGATCCCGCGCTGCGCCGGATCGCCGCCGGGCCGCCGGACGGGAAGCCGACGGTCCTGGATCCCGAGGCCGTGGAAGCCCGGCCGGTCGAGGAATGGCTCTTCATCGCCCTGCGGCAGAGGCTGGAGCTGTACGCCGGCGACCAGGCGGTCGCCCTGCACAAGAACGAGATCCTGCGCGCGCTGGCGCTTTTCCTGCCCGAGCTGTACGGCTTCGCGAATTTCTACACGACGTCGGATTCCTACACCGTCAACGACCAGTACTGGGGCGCGGGCCTGCAGGGCGCGTGGTCGCTGTTCACGGGTTTCCGCAACATCCAGGCCTACCGCGCGGCGCGGGCGCAGAAACGGCAGGCCTTCGTCGAGCGCGAGGAAACCGCGCTGTCCGTGCTGCTCCAGGTGCTCGAGGCGCGGAAGGGCGTGCGGGACGCGGACGAGCAGTGGCACGTCGCGAAGCAGAATGCCCGGGCGGCGGGGCAGGAACGGAAGGACGCGCGCGCGCAATACGAATCCGGCTACGAGAACCTGTCGCGCTACCTGGACGCCCTGGCCGCCGACGAGGCCGCCGCGGCGGCCCTCGCGAGCGCCGGCTACGCGCGCTCGATGACGGTGCAGGTCTTCCGCGATGTCATCGGCATGAACAAGGACTCCGAACATGAAAAAGAATGA
- a CDS encoding CerR family C-terminal domain-containing protein, which translates to MEKFADRGFGPTSVREICEAADVNVAAVNYYFRSKEQLYHEVFQSLFENVGKPLMAIPSTVRDEDSWKAALLEWFRTALRLVTEEKPPTRWMVQLTAHERTRPSSVFPVLYESFFEPLRMSLGMLLRMGLPKDVDEVEVRIWEISAASQVVVYIHRAPPWDAHLFPPGLSREDWVERTALHVADSITARLSFRTATP; encoded by the coding sequence ATGGAAAAGTTCGCCGACAGGGGCTTCGGGCCGACCAGTGTGCGTGAAATCTGCGAGGCGGCAGATGTCAATGTGGCCGCCGTGAATTACTACTTCCGCTCGAAGGAGCAGTTGTACCACGAGGTCTTCCAGTCCTTGTTCGAAAATGTGGGCAAACCCCTGATGGCCATCCCTTCCACGGTCCGCGACGAGGATTCCTGGAAGGCCGCTTTGCTGGAATGGTTCCGCACGGCGCTCCGGCTGGTCACGGAGGAAAAGCCGCCCACGCGCTGGATGGTTCAGTTGACCGCCCACGAGCGCACGCGGCCCTCGAGTGTATTCCCCGTCCTGTACGAAAGCTTCTTCGAGCCGCTGCGCATGAGCCTGGGCATGCTGCTCCGCATGGGCCTGCCGAAGGACGTCGACGAGGTCGAGGTCCGCATCTGGGAGATCTCGGCGGCCTCGCAGGTGGTGGTGTACATTCACCGCGCGCCGCCGTGGGACGCCCACCTGTTTCCTCCGGGTCTTTCCCGCGAGGACTGGGTTGAGCGAACCGCCCTTCACGTGGCCGACAGCATCACCGCCCGCCTATCCTTCCGGACGGCCACGCCGTGA
- a CDS encoding efflux RND transporter permease subunit gives MFLSNASIKRPIAMTTVILMVLFFGAFAYRQLGLDLMPQVELPFITVLTVYPGAAPDEIETSVAKKIEDAVVAVDGIRHLHSTCMNNVCQTLIEFELSRDVDLAAMDVREKIDLIRADLPEAVEDPNILKFDVNARPVVTLALTGDLATDELYDYADNRLRDRLSTLAGVANVEITGGATREVHVLADRGKLAARGLTVPDLARAVSEGNIKIPSGSLRDGSREFTVTFDGEAGRIEDLADLQVGVVAGERVYVRDVADVTMGTERVEAAAYFRGRPCIAVKIVKKGEANAVRVVQRVREAVEQLRPELPGGMELAWFRDDADFIEATVDDAWSSVVQGILLTGAILLLFLQDIRTAFIAFISMPASIVAAFTIMPSLGYTLNTPTLTAFGISVGILVTNSIVVLENIAAKLSGHRDRVKDDVQKATAAVAVAVLASALTNIVVFIPVGMMRSLSGRMLSCFGVVIAAATLASLFMSFTLTPILSALLLRHEPRFNRRLQWLFRPWQRFYEKLEAAYRGSLLRASRRSGLLVAVTLALCVAGLVFVAPRVSMTFVPQADSGELSIKLEYPGDFNVDETARRAQAVAAKFEGRPEVRDSLVIVGKVQGMLGQVSEGPFLAEILVRLAPKTERKEGIESVREAYRRLLEDEAGCQYSVMIPSTIGGASKMIEAQISGDDLDTLNRLGREAARMAEDNPLTVDIEHSIRVGKPEVRIRPRRAILHDLGAPARGLGLALRGDIEGLIASTFKKGDRTYDIRVKYAEEPGRDQVPALNLPGAGGKPLHLETVASLENSEQPVQIIRSEKQRVVRVYADLAPGAGLGTAVEQLGQSIAASLPAGYRVMFLGMAEKMAEAFGEFKTVVLIAIFLTYLLLAAILESWTQPFMIMMTVPFSYLGLFLAIWLTGNSLSILGLLGGVMLIGVVVNNAILMMDEVNVLRREQGLHKREAMIKGAVDKLRPICMTSIAAVLGVLP, from the coding sequence ATGTTTCTTTCCAATGCCTCCATCAAGCGGCCCATCGCGATGACCACGGTCATCCTGATGGTGCTGTTCTTCGGAGCCTTCGCCTACCGGCAGCTCGGACTGGACCTGATGCCACAGGTCGAATTACCGTTCATCACGGTGCTGACGGTCTATCCCGGCGCCGCGCCCGACGAGATCGAGACCTCCGTCGCGAAGAAGATCGAGGACGCCGTCGTCGCCGTGGACGGCATCCGGCACCTGCACTCCACGTGCATGAACAACGTGTGCCAGACGCTGATCGAATTCGAGTTGAGCCGCGACGTGGACCTCGCGGCCATGGACGTCCGGGAGAAGATCGACCTCATCCGCGCCGACCTGCCGGAGGCCGTGGAGGATCCCAACATCCTGAAGTTCGACGTCAACGCCCGGCCGGTCGTCACCCTTGCGCTCACCGGCGACCTGGCGACAGACGAGCTGTACGACTACGCCGACAACCGGCTGCGCGACCGGCTTTCCACCCTCGCCGGCGTGGCGAACGTCGAGATCACGGGCGGGGCCACGCGCGAGGTCCACGTGCTGGCCGACCGCGGGAAGCTGGCCGCGCGCGGGCTGACCGTTCCCGACCTCGCCCGGGCGGTCAGCGAGGGGAACATCAAGATCCCCTCGGGCTCGCTGCGGGACGGCTCGCGCGAGTTTACCGTCACGTTCGACGGCGAGGCGGGGCGGATCGAGGATCTCGCCGACCTGCAGGTCGGCGTGGTCGCCGGCGAGCGCGTCTACGTGCGCGACGTGGCGGACGTCACAATGGGCACGGAGCGCGTCGAGGCCGCGGCTTACTTCCGGGGCCGGCCGTGCATCGCGGTCAAGATCGTCAAGAAGGGCGAGGCCAATGCCGTCCGCGTGGTCCAGCGCGTGCGGGAGGCCGTCGAACAGCTCCGGCCGGAACTGCCGGGCGGCATGGAGCTGGCCTGGTTCCGGGACGACGCGGACTTCATCGAGGCCACGGTGGACGACGCCTGGAGCAGCGTGGTCCAGGGCATCCTGCTGACCGGCGCCATCCTGCTGCTGTTCCTGCAGGACATCCGCACGGCCTTCATCGCGTTCATCAGCATGCCGGCCTCCATCGTGGCGGCGTTCACCATCATGCCGTCGCTAGGGTACACGCTCAACACGCCGACGCTGACCGCGTTCGGCATCTCTGTGGGCATCCTGGTCACCAATTCCATCGTCGTGCTCGAGAACATCGCGGCCAAGCTGTCCGGGCACCGCGACCGGGTGAAGGACGACGTGCAGAAGGCCACGGCGGCGGTCGCCGTGGCCGTGCTCGCCAGCGCGCTGACGAACATCGTGGTGTTCATCCCGGTCGGCATGATGCGCTCGTTGAGCGGGCGCATGTTGAGCTGCTTCGGCGTGGTGATCGCGGCGGCGACGCTGGCGTCCCTCTTCATGAGCTTCACGCTCACCCCGATCCTGTCCGCCCTGCTGCTGCGGCACGAGCCGCGGTTCAACCGGCGCCTGCAGTGGCTGTTCCGGCCGTGGCAGCGGTTCTACGAAAAGCTCGAGGCGGCCTACCGCGGCTCCCTGCTTCGTGCGTCGCGCCGGAGCGGCCTGCTCGTCGCCGTCACCCTGGCGCTCTGCGTGGCGGGCCTCGTCTTCGTCGCGCCCCGGGTCTCCATGACCTTCGTCCCGCAGGCCGACTCCGGCGAGCTGTCCATCAAGCTGGAATATCCCGGCGACTTCAACGTGGACGAGACAGCCCGGCGCGCGCAGGCCGTCGCGGCGAAGTTCGAGGGCCGGCCGGAGGTGCGCGACAGCCTGGTGATCGTCGGCAAGGTCCAGGGCATGCTGGGCCAGGTTTCCGAGGGCCCGTTCCTCGCGGAAATCCTGGTCCGGCTCGCGCCGAAAACGGAGCGGAAGGAGGGCATCGAGTCGGTGCGCGAGGCGTACCGGCGCCTGCTGGAGGACGAGGCGGGCTGCCAGTACTCCGTGATGATCCCGTCGACCATCGGCGGCGCGTCGAAGATGATCGAGGCCCAGATCAGCGGCGACGACCTGGACACGCTGAACCGCCTGGGCCGCGAGGCGGCGCGCATGGCGGAAGATAACCCGCTGACCGTGGACATCGAGCATTCCATCCGGGTCGGCAAGCCGGAGGTCCGGATCCGGCCCCGCCGCGCGATCCTGCACGACCTGGGCGCGCCGGCCCGGGGCCTCGGCCTGGCCCTCCGCGGCGACATCGAGGGGCTCATCGCCTCCACCTTCAAGAAGGGCGACCGCACCTACGACATCCGCGTCAAGTACGCCGAGGAACCCGGCCGCGACCAGGTGCCGGCCCTGAACCTGCCCGGCGCCGGCGGGAAGCCCCTGCACCTGGAGACCGTCGCCTCGCTGGAGAACTCCGAGCAGCCCGTGCAGATCATCCGCAGCGAGAAACAGCGCGTGGTGCGCGTCTATGCCGACCTCGCGCCCGGCGCCGGCCTGGGGACCGCCGTCGAGCAACTGGGTCAATCCATCGCAGCCAGCCTGCCGGCCGGATACCGCGTCATGTTCCTCGGCATGGCCGAAAAAATGGCCGAGGCGTTCGGCGAATTCAAAACCGTGGTCCTCATCGCGATCTTCCTGACCTACCTGCTGCTCGCGGCCATCCTGGAATCGTGGACCCAGCCGTTCATGATCATGATGACCGTGCCGTTCTCGTATCTCGGCCTGTTCCTGGCGATCTGGCTGACGGGCAATTCCCTGTCCATCCTCGGCCTGCTGGGCGGCGTTATGCTGATCGGCGTCGTGGTGAACAACGCGATCCTGATGATGGACGAGGTCAACGTCCTGCGCCGCGAACAGGGCCTGCACAAGCGGGAGGCCATGATCAAGGGCGCGGTCGACAAGTTACGGCCGATCTGCATGACCTCGATCGCCGCAGTGCTGGGCGTGCTGCCC
- a CDS encoding 6-phosphogluconolactonase translates to MKLCRFASPEELTDAAVALLARHLAPHPSPRWRAVMLSGGRTPLPAYRALAAEGVVAAPELRFFLSDERYVPPTHPDSNFRPLADLFTALSVPGDRLLRVNTSLPLDEAAEQYHRDLQALLHGGAHFTLGLLGLGTDGHTASLFSPTDVRRGAGRLAVSVRRPNPPHRISVTPGLLQHVEEVVFLASGPDKAAVVRKLLDTPESLPAGLAVAGCRNVEVWVA, encoded by the coding sequence ATGAAACTGTGCCGATTCGCCTCGCCGGAGGAGTTGACCGACGCCGCGGTCGCGCTGCTGGCGCGGCACCTCGCGCCCCACCCGTCGCCCCGGTGGCGGGCCGTCATGCTCTCCGGCGGCCGGACGCCTCTTCCCGCCTACCGCGCGCTCGCGGCCGAAGGCGTCGTTGCCGCCCCGGAGCTCCGCTTTTTCTTGAGCGACGAGCGCTACGTCCCGCCCACCCACCCGGACAGCAATTTCAGGCCGCTGGCGGACCTGTTCACCGCCCTGTCCGTGCCCGGCGACCGGCTGCTCCGCGTGAACACCAGCCTTCCCCTCGACGAGGCCGCGGAGCAGTACCACCGGGACCTGCAGGCCCTGCTGCACGGGGGCGCGCATTTCACCCTCGGCCTGCTGGGCCTCGGCACCGACGGGCACACGGCGTCGCTGTTCAGCCCGACCGACGTCCGGCGCGGCGCGGGCCGGCTCGCCGTCTCCGTCCGGCGCCCGAACCCGCCGCACCGCATCAGCGTTACGCCGGGGCTGCTGCAGCACGTCGAGGAAGTCGTCTTCCTGGCGTCCGGGCCCGACAAAGCCGCCGTGGTCCGGAAGCTCCTCGACACGCCGGAAAGCCTGCCCGCCGGCCTCGCCGTCGCCGGCTGCCGGAACGTGGAAGTGTGGGTGGCCTGA
- the xth gene encoding exodeoxyribonuclease III, with amino-acid sequence MKIATFNANSIRSRLEVVLAWLKQNRPDILAVQETKVVDELFPREPIEAAGYRAAFRGQKGYNGVAVISKKPADEVRFGFDDQGPADETRLIHARFGKLHVINTYVPQGREVDHPMYRYKIEWYARLRNYFDRHFTPRDRVIWLGDLNVARTPLDVHNPEERENHVCYHRAAREAFEQCLAWGFTDVFRKHHPEPGQYSFFDYRTPRAVERGLGWRLDYILASPPTAKTSRASGIDLDPRRANPSSDHTFVFADF; translated from the coding sequence ATGAAGATCGCGACGTTCAACGCCAACTCGATCCGGTCCCGGCTGGAGGTTGTCCTCGCGTGGCTGAAGCAAAACCGGCCGGATATCCTCGCCGTCCAGGAAACCAAGGTCGTGGATGAACTCTTTCCGCGCGAGCCGATCGAGGCCGCGGGCTACCGCGCCGCGTTCCGGGGCCAGAAGGGCTACAACGGCGTCGCCGTCATTTCGAAAAAGCCGGCCGACGAGGTGCGGTTCGGGTTCGACGACCAGGGCCCGGCCGACGAGACCCGCCTGATCCACGCGCGCTTCGGGAAGCTGCACGTGATCAACACCTACGTCCCGCAGGGCCGCGAGGTGGATCACCCGATGTACCGGTACAAGATCGAATGGTACGCCCGGCTGCGGAACTATTTCGACCGGCACTTCACACCGCGCGACCGCGTGATCTGGCTCGGTGACCTCAACGTCGCGCGCACCCCGCTGGACGTCCACAATCCCGAAGAACGGGAAAACCACGTCTGCTATCATCGCGCCGCGCGCGAGGCGTTCGAGCAGTGCCTCGCGTGGGGCTTCACGGACGTCTTCCGCAAGCACCATCCCGAGCCGGGCCAGTACTCGTTCTTCGACTACCGCACCCCGCGCGCGGTGGAGCGGGGGCTGGGCTGGAGGCTGGACTACATCCTCGCCTCGCCGCCCACGGCCAAGACGAGCCGGGCGTCCGGCATCGATCTCGATCCTCGGCGCGCTAATCCTTCCTCCGACCATACCTTCGTGTTCGCCGATTTTTAG
- the rph gene encoding ribonuclease PH has protein sequence MTAPAKKAARADGRAPDELRPIRFIPDLAPAAAGSVLVEFGRTRVICGASIEAGVPRWMRAQNVSGGWLTAEYSILPYATKPRSSRESSTGKVSGRTQEIQRLIGRSLRAVTDLDKLGERTIWLDCDVIEADGGTRTAAVTGAWVALRRAVNQLLKEGALKEDPLREAVAAVSVGIVEGRPLLDLCYTEDLAAAVDMNVVMTASGKFVEVQGTAEESPYSREELDRLLALAGKGIRKLLKEQESAARA, from the coding sequence ATGACCGCGCCCGCGAAAAAGGCCGCGCGCGCCGACGGCCGCGCGCCGGACGAATTGAGGCCCATCCGGTTCATCCCCGACCTCGCCCCGGCCGCGGCCGGGTCCGTCCTCGTCGAGTTCGGCCGCACGCGCGTGATCTGCGGCGCGAGCATCGAGGCCGGCGTCCCGCGCTGGATGCGGGCGCAGAACGTGTCCGGCGGCTGGCTGACGGCCGAGTACAGCATCCTCCCCTACGCCACGAAGCCCCGCAGCTCGCGGGAAAGCAGCACGGGCAAGGTGAGCGGGCGCACGCAGGAGATCCAGCGCCTGATCGGCCGCAGCCTGCGCGCCGTGACGGACCTCGACAAGCTGGGCGAGCGTACGATCTGGCTCGACTGCGACGTGATCGAGGCCGACGGCGGCACCCGGACGGCCGCGGTCACCGGCGCGTGGGTCGCGCTGCGCCGCGCGGTGAACCAGCTCCTGAAAGAGGGCGCGCTCAAGGAAGACCCCCTGCGCGAGGCCGTCGCCGCCGTCAGCGTCGGGATCGTCGAGGGCCGGCCGTTGCTCGACCTGTGCTACACGGAGGACCTCGCCGCCGCCGTGGACATGAACGTGGTCATGACCGCCTCGGGTAAATTCGTCGAGGTCCAGGGCACCGCCGAGGAATCGCCGTATTCCCGCGAGGAACTGGACCGCCTGCTCGCGCTGGCCGGCAAGGGCATCCGGAAACTGCTCAAGGAGCAGGAGTCCGCGGCGCGCGCATGA